CACTGTTTAATAACTTACCTGTTTTTGAAGGGCTTACTCCCGAATCGGCACGTCGCACGTTGTCACGAGCTTACCTTGCGGTGATTGAATTACGGACAGGCCAAACTGTTCCATCGGATGTATACGAGGTTCTCGATTACCTTCGACGTTTGGCAGACACTATTGAATTTCATACGGTGCTGGACGAGTCGCTTTCCTTAGAAATCAGAAAAGCAGGTTCATTTGTAGCTGCAGAATCACTTGCCCTGCTGGTGGATTTCTATGAACACGGTGAGTCATTAGACATTCCGAGCTGTCGCCTTCGACATAATGGGACGTATACCCGCGTTGAGGCAGCAATTCTGTATTTGATAGCTGGCTATGATGCATGTGCGGGCGGTGTAGTTAGCAAGGTTTTTTCAAGCTATAAAGTGAAAGAAGAGTTATCTCCTGGTGAGTTGGGGGCGGAATGGTGCCTGGAAGTTTTAATAGCACTTTGCATGTTCCAATTGAACCCATTGCCAGAGATAACATGTAATTTGACTTTCGGTTTGAGCAGTAGCCTTAAAGCCATCGAGTTGGAAGATGATACGGTGGGACGACTCTATGCGAAGCTTGGGGAAGCTGTATCTAACTTTTTACATTGGCTCGCAGGAGATTCTAATGAAGGTGCGGCAGTTAGCAAGGAAATACTACAACAACTGCTCGAAAAACTAAAGTCACCAGAATTCTTTACAACCATTTCAGGTATTGGTGGCGACTACGGACGGATAAGACATCTTTCGGAATTGCTACTTAATTGCTTTTCTGAACTTAGCCGAAGGGCACTTATACACGTTGTACCGTTAGGTCTAGGATTTCCCCCAGATGTTTACAAAGATTATCTAAGAATGCGAGCTTGTGGTGAACGACCTAGGGGATCTGGACGTCCTGTGCTTTGGCCTTCTACAGAGGGATACGTGAAATATTGTATCTTAGATGATATAGAACACGCAGTTGTTTCAATGCCGACTGGAAGCGGTAAGTCCTTTGTTGCCGAACTAGCAGTGTCTCAAGCGGTTGGCCTAGGTTGGTGTCTCTATCTTGCCCCTACAAACGCACTAGCTGAACAGATACGTGGAGATTTACGAAGCGGTCTAAAACCACTTGGAACAGAAGTACTAGCATTTATAGGTGATCAAGAATACTCAGTACTTAAGACCAATGTTGTATCAGTAATGCCCTTAAACTCAGTTGCGGTTATGACCCCTGAAAAGGCACACTTGGCTTTGCGGTTGTACCCAGATGTGTTTACCTCATGTCAACTCGTGGTATTTGATGAATGCCACCTTATAGGCGAAGCAAATTCGGGTCGCAGTGTTACAGCAGAACTGGTCTTAACCCAACTCATAATGCGTGCTACAAATATACGCATCTTGCTGATGTCCGCAATTGTGCAAAATCCTGGTGATTTAGCAAAATGGCTAGCAGAGGCAACGGGAGGCAGTTCTGTGGTGCTTTCCGAACCATGGCGACCAACTCGCACACTTAGAAGTGCCTTGGGTATCGACGCTGAATCTTTTATAGAGAACCGCATCCCTGCATATGAAAAATTGAAGACACGGCCAGAGAGCAGGAAGAACGAGAACTTTACAGCTTTTTACTCACTGGCTTGTGGTCTACAGGGTGCTTGGCAGTCAACTAACGAAGCTGATTACGGTATTGTAAAGATACCCTGCGAAGCACAGCTTTGTGTTTCACGGAAAAAGGTTCCGGGAGGAGATTGGCAATACTATATTTCCGGGAATAAGTGGGTCAATGGCTCGGCAATCCGCATTGCAAAGTTTCTTGCTGAAAACACAATACAGACCTTGGTATTTACGCCTGCCAACAAGCATTATCCGTTCTCAAACGCTGCAGCTATGGAGCTTTCGAGAGATTGCTTGGCCACATTGGAAGAACAGCCTGAGATTGTCCAAATTTGTCGCGTCTTGGCGGAGTTCGAATTTGGACTTCCGTCGGATGTGTTCACGTTTATTGACAAGGGTTTGTCGGTGCATACCTCACATATGATTGAAACGGAAAAGATAGCATCTGAATATGCATTTCGTGCTAGGGCAACACGAGTGATGCACGCGACAGGTACATTGGCTCAAGGCCTCAACTTGCCAGCGATGGCTGTTATAATTGGCGGTACACGAATTGGAGACCCTCGTGGTGAAGACATAGATGTTGTAGAACAACGCAAGCTTTCACAACTCCTTAATGCTGCAGGACGTGCAGGACGAGCGGGTTTTGCAAATCAAGGATTGGTAGTTGCAATACCTGATAAACCATTGACGCTTGATTCTTATTCTGCCGTTGAAAATTTGAAGAATCGATTGGGGTACCTGGAACAGCCAGACAATGCCGTGAAAATCAACAGTGGGCTTGAATCATTCTTGGACAGGGTAACTCAGGGAGTACTAGATGCGGAAACTGCAAGTGAAGTTGAATTGCAAACAATAGCAGTACTATCTGGTGGTGGTGAAGGTCAGTTGCCACCTGTCGAAGTGTTGCGGAAGTCTTACGCAGGGTTCCAACGGAGAGCAAAGGGCCAGCCTGATGTGAATGATCAGGCAGCAGTCCATCTTGCCGCAATAAGAGATAATTTTGTAGCCCAGCCGCACGTTCCATCATGGGTGCCCATTGCTGCCCAAAGGGCCGGTCTAGACTTCTTTATAATTGTTTCTCTCGTTAATGCGTGGGCACGAGTCCGAGAAGTGATTACCGTGGATATGTTAAACTGGAGCATTTTTGAATGGACCGAGGAACTGCTGCGTGTGGTCTCACATGTGCCACCTGGGATCCTCCTTCGGCGATACTCGATGGATACAATTGGCAGGGGATCACCAAAGCTAGCTGCGGCTAGGGAAAACTACCGGTTACAATCTATTACAAATCGGGATTGGGCCGTAGATGGCGAATGGGCCGCCGGATGGCTTGACACAATGAGAGTTCTCATTCCATGGATGGAAGGGAAGCCCTTGGTTGAACTTGCAAGCATAATTACAGGCATTGATGCTGGTGAAATCAAATTCCAAAGGACTTCCGGGCAGCCTATACCGAAAACGATTTCACTCATTAACGACCTGTTTTCGTCCCTCGCTATTCTTGGGGGTGGTATCGTTGCAGTTGCAGAGCAGTTGTTCCAAGAGTTATGCGAGCAAGGTGGTGAAGAATTCTGCAAAGGGGTTCCACTAGCTCTAAGCTGCATGCCGATGTGTATTAAATATGGCTGTGATTCCCCAGAGTCGCTTGCGTGGTTCCGTTTTGGAGTGCGACTTCGGCGGCCTTCACGTATTATGTACGAGGCATTCCCTCCACCGAAATTGGATAATGATGAAGAACTTCGAGACTGGGTGCGACGACAGAGGCGTATTTGGTTACGAATAGGTATAGATGATTCCATTGAGCATTTTCAAAAATATAAAGAAATTTTCCAAGCTATCGCTAATTTTATTCGTGGTGAGTAGGGTGTAATTATCTGCTTGGAGTGTGATCCAGATGTCTTTTAACCAACCCCATACAATAACATTGAAAATTGATGGTCCAGGTATTAATGAAGGGGTGAACCTTTTCAAAACTATTTCAATTCTCTCGGAATTTCATAGTATTCTTGATAAGAGCTACAGTGTTTTAAATGGAAAACAAAAACTTACTAAACAGGATAGGGAACAGTATTTTATTAGAGCATATGACTTTAAACAGGGATCTTTTATTGTTAACGCAGATATTATTATAACAGGAATTCAGCTATCTTTACCTTTATTAGGTTTTGTAAACCCTTATACTATATGGGAATACGCACGTTACAGTTTTGCTTTTCTTAAAGCAGTGTTAGCTTCTTCAAAAAGCGGGAACCAGCCAATGATATCCGTAGGGGATAATTCACAAGTAGTTGTATTAATCGGGGATGGAAGTACAATGACACTTCCTGACAAACGCATTTTAGACCTTGCTAATAGGACAAGAAGGAATTACGCTAATCTAGCAGGGAACTTAAAGGAAGGTAGCATTCATAGTATAGAGGTAACAGCACAAAGCAGCATAGGTGAAAATATATCTCTAAGTTTGCCTGAAAAGGATTTATTTGAATCTAATACAACTGTAATGCCTAGACCCGTTACCTTTTTAGCAGATGTTTATGATTTCAATAAGGAAATTAATACAGGTAAGTTAAGAGTTTTTAGAGAACAGGAAATCCCAGATGGTGATTATCCATTTACAATTATAGGGAATCAAGATAATAGCAAATTTATCGAGTCTATGCTCTACTCAAGTGTAAAAATAACTGCTTTAGAAGAACGAGAATTACATCCTGTTGAAGGTCTAAGGCTAATTCGTTTTCAAGTAATAGAAGTTGAAATAAGTTGATTAGCTAATAACGGAAATTATTTTTATTTTATGGCCGTATTAAGATATCAGTCTTATAAAGAGTAGGAATCTAATATCTCATTCCACCACGAATCAATTGGGTTGATCGGTTCATATCGTTTGCCATTATTGTAGATTATCGTTTTAATCCCGTCAAAATACCCACCTAATTCTCAGATTAAATAATCTGTAAAGACTTGCAATACTTGAATAATCTGAAACAAATTTTCAAAATAATACGTAGATGTTTTGGGAGACTTAGCTGTGAGGAAAATACCCTTGTAGCTTATTTTTTTATGTCAACTAACCACGGAAGAATACTACCATGTCGGCAGAAAATTTCCTTTCCCCAAGCCCGAAGGGTGCTAGCAACCACAATAAACGAGGTATAGGAATGGATTGCAATCATGTGCCCTATGGCCGCATTTTAACGTCTATGAGAATATTGCTTTTCCCTTAAAGGTTGTCACTCATTTATTATGTATGATGCACTTCAGTTGTTATTCAGCACAAATCGCAATAATCATCAAAAACGGCATCATCAAATCTGATATAATTGATTCGGCCAATTTACCTTACATGTGGAAGAAGGCGCTATGAAAAACCTTGAGACAGTGATAGCCGCAATTCAATATATTGAAACACATTTGTCGAACGAAAAGATTGACCTGGATATTGTCGCCGCCGCGGTGCACTACTCGAAATACCACCTGCACCGCATTTTTACCGACGCGGTGGGGCTTACTATTCATGATTACGCGCAGCGCAGGCAGTTGACGGAAGCTGCCAAACTGCTGGTTTTTTCAGATAAACCGATTATAGACATAGCCATTCTGGCCGGCTACGACAGCCAGCAGGCTTTCAGCAATGTGTTCAAGGCCATGTACAAGCAGTCTCCTCACCAATTCAGAAAAAATGAGGTGTTTTACCCGTTGCAGCTGGAATACAACTTCAAAGACCAGCGTGAATCCCTTGAAAACGCGCGGAAAGGCTCCGCGAGAGAAATCCGCTTTGCCGGCGAAGCGGATATTCCGTTATGGATGGACCTGGTGCGCCTGGCCATTGACGGGTTCCCCTGCCTGGAAGAAGACGAGCACTTAACCGTCCTGAAACGCTATATTGCCAATAAAGGCGCGCTGCTTATAACCGAGGGCGGCATTTCTATCGGCGGCATGATGATTAACTACGAAACCGGCAGCATAGATTTCCTCGCGGTACACCCGCTTTACCGGAAACAGGGGATTTCCCGGGACTTCCTGCATGTGGCGCTCACCGAATTGCTGAAGAATAAGGAAATCAGCATTACCACATTCCGGGAAGGCGACAAAGCTGATACGGGTTATCGTAAAGCCCTCAAAGAGCTGGGCTTTGCCGAAGGGGAACTGCTGACGGAATTTGGATATCCGACCCAAAGGATGGTTTTACCCAGGGAGAATAAAAATGACTAACGCACAGCAAGCGGGCAGACGCGCCCCGCACGTGCCTGCCCGTATTAACAAAAGCGAAAAGAAAAAACCAGTTGAAACGCCGGCTTTTCCCGATGAAATCGCGCATCTTGAAGATATCAAGGGCAAGCTGGCTAAGGCCATCAAGCAAGCGCATGATTCAGTCGGGCATATCGACGAAGAATATATGGATGTCAAGCGGTACATGGTAGAGCATCGCGGTGAAATCGACCCCCACGAGATGTTCCAAAATGAGATGGCTTTAAAGCGCATTGACAAGAGGGGGGCCGCTGCGGCCGGGATCCGGGATAAACTCGCCAAACTGCTGGACTCGCCTTACTTTGCCCGGATTGACTTTCGGGAGACATCCAAAGTAACCCCCGCCTCATTTTACATCGGCAGGTTTTCTTTCAGCCACGGCAATGAGCTGCACATTTCTGACTGGCGCTCCCCGGTGGCCAGCATGTTTTACGATTGCGAGGTTGGGCCGGCGGGATACGATGCCCCGGACGGACGGTTCGACGGCGAGCTGACCCGGAAGCGGCAGTTCAAAATCAAGAACGGCGTGATGGAATATGCGTTGGAAAGCTCGGTTAACATCCAGGATGATCTCCTGCAGCGTGAATTGAGCCATACTTCGGACGAGAAGATGAAATCCATCATCGCCACCATTCAAAAGGAACAGAACCTGGCTATCCGGAACGAAAAGGCGGAGACCCTCCTTATTCAGGGGGTTGCGGGTTCCGGCAAGACCTCCATCGCGCTGCACCGGATCGCCTACTTGCTCTACCGCTTTAAAGACAGGTTGTCGGCAAAGAACGTGACCATCCTGTCGCCCAACAAGGTCTTTGGGGATTATATTTCCAATGTCCTGCCCGAATTAGGCGAGGAGCCGGTCTACGGGATGAGTTTTGCGG
This region of Dehalobacter sp. genomic DNA includes:
- a CDS encoding DEAD/DEAH box helicase — its product is MFDTFAQTLFNNLPVFEGLTPESARRTLSRAYLAVIELRTGQTVPSDVYEVLDYLRRLADTIEFHTVLDESLSLEIRKAGSFVAAESLALLVDFYEHGESLDIPSCRLRHNGTYTRVEAAILYLIAGYDACAGGVVSKVFSSYKVKEELSPGELGAEWCLEVLIALCMFQLNPLPEITCNLTFGLSSSLKAIELEDDTVGRLYAKLGEAVSNFLHWLAGDSNEGAAVSKEILQQLLEKLKSPEFFTTISGIGGDYGRIRHLSELLLNCFSELSRRALIHVVPLGLGFPPDVYKDYLRMRACGERPRGSGRPVLWPSTEGYVKYCILDDIEHAVVSMPTGSGKSFVAELAVSQAVGLGWCLYLAPTNALAEQIRGDLRSGLKPLGTEVLAFIGDQEYSVLKTNVVSVMPLNSVAVMTPEKAHLALRLYPDVFTSCQLVVFDECHLIGEANSGRSVTAELVLTQLIMRATNIRILLMSAIVQNPGDLAKWLAEATGGSSVVLSEPWRPTRTLRSALGIDAESFIENRIPAYEKLKTRPESRKNENFTAFYSLACGLQGAWQSTNEADYGIVKIPCEAQLCVSRKKVPGGDWQYYISGNKWVNGSAIRIAKFLAENTIQTLVFTPANKHYPFSNAAAMELSRDCLATLEEQPEIVQICRVLAEFEFGLPSDVFTFIDKGLSVHTSHMIETEKIASEYAFRARATRVMHATGTLAQGLNLPAMAVIIGGTRIGDPRGEDIDVVEQRKLSQLLNAAGRAGRAGFANQGLVVAIPDKPLTLDSYSAVENLKNRLGYLEQPDNAVKINSGLESFLDRVTQGVLDAETASEVELQTIAVLSGGGEGQLPPVEVLRKSYAGFQRRAKGQPDVNDQAAVHLAAIRDNFVAQPHVPSWVPIAAQRAGLDFFIIVSLVNAWARVREVITVDMLNWSIFEWTEELLRVVSHVPPGILLRRYSMDTIGRGSPKLAAARENYRLQSITNRDWAVDGEWAAGWLDTMRVLIPWMEGKPLVELASIITGIDAGEIKFQRTSGQPIPKTISLINDLFSSLAILGGGIVAVAEQLFQELCEQGGEEFCKGVPLALSCMPMCIKYGCDSPESLAWFRFGVRLRRPSRIMYEAFPPPKLDNDEELRDWVRRQRRIWLRIGIDDSIEHFQKYKEIFQAIANFIRGE
- a CDS encoding GNAT family N-acetyltransferase; translated protein: MKNLETVIAAIQYIETHLSNEKIDLDIVAAAVHYSKYHLHRIFTDAVGLTIHDYAQRRQLTEAAKLLVFSDKPIIDIAILAGYDSQQAFSNVFKAMYKQSPHQFRKNEVFYPLQLEYNFKDQRESLENARKGSAREIRFAGEADIPLWMDLVRLAIDGFPCLEEDEHLTVLKRYIANKGALLITEGGISIGGMMINYETGSIDFLAVHPLYRKQGISRDFLHVALTELLKNKEISITTFREGDKADTGYRKALKELGFAEGELLTEFGYPTQRMVLPRENKND
- a CDS encoding AAA family ATPase, whose amino-acid sequence is MTNAQQAGRRAPHVPARINKSEKKKPVETPAFPDEIAHLEDIKGKLAKAIKQAHDSVGHIDEEYMDVKRYMVEHRGEIDPHEMFQNEMALKRIDKRGAAAAGIRDKLAKLLDSPYFARIDFRETSKVTPASFYIGRFSFSHGNELHISDWRSPVASMFYDCEVGPAGYDAPDGRFDGELTRKRQFKIKNGVMEYALESSVNIQDDLLQRELSHTSDEKMKSIIATIQKEQNLAIRNEKAETLLIQGVAGSGKTSIALHRIAYLLYRFKDRLSAKNVTILSPNKVFGDYISNVLPELGEEPVYGMSFADIAGVQLEGVIRFEADKDPLETEDPKWAERVRFKSTLDFKILVDEYLARMPEAVFEPSDYTFGRFTAKSAWIRGRFAAYHRLPVKRRLVMIAEDILDRFETDYFTDKPLPKAGAVLKSLAAMLKMKNTLSLYKDFYKQKNIADKFVMPAKKTLEWTDVYPFMYFHAAFEGLRESRLIRHLVIDEMQDYTPVQYAVMNVLFKCRKTILGDFGQFINPNHLNTLGDLRRLYEDAEYVELNKSYRSTYEIITFAKGIRNVASLEAVERHGDAPGLIYCR